The following coding sequences are from one Thiohalorhabdus sp. Cl-TMA window:
- a CDS encoding cysteine desulfurase family protein — MSQAEFEEIYLDNNASTPPLPEVREAMLTAMGAEFGNPSSAHSLGGRGKRLLNNAREQVATLAGARPENLYFSGSGTEANNWAILSAVAQHPDRKRLVTTPIEHSSVLAMVRHLEQAKGMEVCYVPVRPDGQVDLEGLKGLVTPDTAVVSVQWVNNETGVFQPVEEIAQFCREQGVPFHTDGAQAIGKGPMAWDQVAPDYLTFTAHKLHGPQGVGTLVAHPGAEVLNLFYGGGQESGRRPGTENLPGIVGFGQAAAMRGQRLADICEKMSRLRDRFEKGVLQEVPEVEVNGAPEQRVPNTSNLLFRGVEGQALMARLDQSGILCSQSSACTNSRPEPSYVLRAMGLPEEEAYASVRFSFSELNTADEVDRAVDQVAEIVERLRAFLRFGA, encoded by the coding sequence ATGAGTCAGGCTGAATTCGAAGAAATCTACCTCGATAACAATGCCTCAACGCCGCCCTTGCCGGAAGTCCGTGAGGCCATGTTAACGGCCATGGGCGCGGAGTTCGGAAATCCCTCCAGCGCCCATTCCTTAGGTGGACGTGGAAAGCGCCTTTTGAACAATGCCCGCGAGCAAGTAGCCACCCTGGCAGGGGCTAGGCCGGAAAATCTCTACTTTTCCGGAAGCGGGACGGAGGCGAACAACTGGGCCATTTTGTCCGCCGTCGCCCAGCACCCGGACCGCAAGCGATTGGTTACCACCCCCATTGAGCACTCCTCCGTCCTGGCCATGGTCCGCCATCTTGAACAGGCCAAGGGGATGGAGGTGTGCTATGTCCCGGTTAGGCCTGATGGACAAGTTGACCTGGAAGGGCTGAAGGGACTTGTAACCCCGGATACCGCGGTGGTCTCGGTGCAATGGGTAAATAACGAGACGGGGGTGTTCCAGCCCGTCGAGGAGATCGCCCAATTTTGCCGAGAACAGGGCGTGCCTTTTCATACGGATGGCGCCCAGGCAATCGGCAAGGGCCCCATGGCTTGGGACCAGGTGGCCCCCGACTATCTAACCTTTACCGCCCACAAGCTACACGGTCCCCAAGGAGTCGGTACTTTAGTTGCGCATCCGGGTGCAGAGGTTCTCAATTTGTTCTATGGTGGAGGGCAAGAATCCGGCCGGCGGCCCGGTACGGAGAACCTCCCGGGCATTGTCGGCTTTGGACAGGCTGCCGCAATGCGGGGGCAGCGTTTGGCGGACATTTGCGAGAAAATGTCCCGGCTCCGGGACCGCTTTGAAAAGGGGGTCCTTCAAGAAGTCCCCGAGGTGGAGGTGAATGGTGCCCCTGAACAGCGGGTTCCCAACACCTCCAATCTGCTCTTTCGGGGGGTAGAGGGCCAGGCCTTAATGGCCCGCTTGGACCAAAGCGGCATCCTCTGTTCGCAAAGCTCCGCTTGTACAAACAGCCGTCCGGAGCCTTCTTATGTCCTTCGTGCCATGGGCCTTCCCGAAGAGGAGGCCTATGCCTCGGTGCGGTTCAGCTTCTCGGAGCTGAATACCGCGGATGAAGTGGATCGGGCGGTCGACCAGGTTGCAGAGATCGTAGAGCGTCTGCGGGCCTTTCTCCGGTTCGGGGCCTAA
- a CDS encoding DUF4007 family protein — protein sequence MRFSGHETFPIREGWLHKGLELLFEDPEGLVGPNAADELGVGQNMAKSIRHWLQVTDLAEFGPKPSGSGPRLMHPTELAELIRERDPYFLEPGSLWALHANLVNGTEAGSWFWFFNFFNLSRFERSACLENLRQFLQLRQVRQASLNTLERDLTCLLHSYAQGIPPRQEDPEEEPHCPFVDLDLLRHYRSSGHYELNRETKPVPFELLGYTLAAAFPDAQEGEGRIDIRLDDAQGNTGGPGRVFVLTPEGLFDTILEAERESGGGEIQISGLAGERAVRITRRTPLEWLARYYDRMEEGTEDAA from the coding sequence ATGCGTTTTAGTGGCCATGAAACCTTTCCAATTCGGGAGGGCTGGCTTCATAAAGGCCTTGAGCTCCTGTTTGAAGACCCGGAGGGTTTGGTCGGTCCCAATGCGGCCGATGAACTTGGTGTCGGCCAGAACATGGCCAAATCCATTCGTCACTGGCTGCAAGTGACTGACTTAGCCGAGTTTGGCCCCAAGCCCTCCGGCTCTGGCCCCCGCCTGATGCATCCAACCGAACTAGCCGAGCTAATCCGCGAGCGGGACCCTTATTTCCTCGAACCGGGGTCCCTTTGGGCCTTGCACGCCAACCTGGTCAACGGTACCGAGGCTGGCTCCTGGTTCTGGTTTTTTAACTTCTTCAACCTTTCGCGGTTCGAGCGCAGTGCCTGCCTGGAAAATCTGCGCCAATTCCTCCAGCTCCGCCAGGTGAGGCAGGCCAGCCTGAACACCCTGGAACGGGACCTTACCTGTCTCCTGCATTCCTATGCCCAGGGAATCCCGCCCCGGCAGGAAGACCCTGAAGAAGAGCCGCATTGCCCCTTCGTCGACCTGGACCTGCTACGCCACTACCGCTCCTCCGGCCACTACGAGCTCAATCGGGAGACCAAGCCCGTCCCCTTCGAGCTCCTCGGCTACACCTTGGCCGCCGCGTTTCCGGACGCCCAAGAGGGCGAAGGACGCATCGATATCCGCCTCGATGATGCCCAAGGCAATACAGGGGGACCTGGGCGGGTCTTCGTGCTTACCCCGGAAGGCTTGTTCGACACGATCTTAGAGGCCGAGCGGGAGTCCGGAGGGGGAGAAATCCAGATTAGCGGCCTTGCCGGAGAACGGGCCGTACGAATTACCCGGCGGACGCCCCTGGAATGGCTTGCTCGTTACTACGACCGGATGGAAGAGGGAACCGAAGATGCCGCCTAA